The Coccidioides posadasii str. Silveira chromosome 2, complete sequence genomic interval CTGtcctcctcttcatcttcttcccaGAACCTAACTTTGCTGACGGCAACGGTGTCAGGAGTAGGGGCACCGCTACGCACAGCGCGGATCTGCAAATCCATTTTTGTAAAGGGTGTCTGAGGTTCAGCAACAATGTTGCCATCGGCCCCATGGAGACTGGTCGTATAATCATCTTCGTCTTCGATGTCGCTATTTTCTTCGGCGTTGCCAAAAAAGCTGAACGCCGTGCTAGCCGCGGGTTGCGCCTTTCCGGGCGGGGTTGCTGCCCCCGATGCTGGCCGTTTGAACAGAGCTTCCAAGGGGTGGATTTCTTTGGGGGCAGGCACGCACTCTGGGGTTGTGTCGGCCTGTTGAACCTCTTTGGCTGGGGGTTCGTTTTCGctttcctcctcctccttaTCGGAGTGAGAGTCCCCGCCATCCAAGGCTGAACTAGAGACGGCGGTGTCATCTTCGCTAGAGGAATTGCTCGAGGATGTTTCATCATCAACACCGTCAATGGAATCGTGACGATCCCTGAACGTTTCATTCCCTTGATCCACGTCGCCCTCGTCAGATAATTCAGAAGTAGAATCGCTGGAGGCTTCGTCCATTGCCAAGGTAGTCGACGAAGTTATATCGCCATTTCCCGCAAGTGATTTGTCATTGGAACTGCGCTTGGAAGTAGACGGCGACGGATGAACAACGCAATCGTTCGTAGTTTCTTTATTTAAGACCTCATCGCTAGAGGACGAGGACGAGTATCCAGGCGATTCTTCTTCGCTTGACGATCCGCACGATGAAGTCTCGTCCTCACTAGAACTTGGAGCCCAGTTTTCGGTGATTTGAACCGAAATCTTTGAGACATTTCTCTCTTGCGGCCTTATCCGACTTGTGGGCTCCGGCTTGGTTTTCAGCGAGCTAGCTTCTTTCACACTCCCACTTCGGTCAAGCCACCCTTTCCCGTCAACGTACTCGTTTGTCAGACTCTTCGATGACGAGTCCTGGCCGGTCCTTAAGAAGCTTGGATGGGTAGTCAACTTTTCGAACTCATGGACCACAACAGCAGCGGTGTCGGAtggctttctttttctttttttatccGCTTTGGAAAGGTCTGCTTTATTGGGGGGAGGCACGGTCTGAAAGAGACATTCCGGGTTATTTGTATATTTAGATCTCTGAGCTTTCTTGCCCTTGCTGTCTTTCTTCTGCTCTTTCCTGTCGGCCTTCCGTGATCGATTCTTCTCTTTATCGGGCGCCTCAGTCCATCCTCGCTTTACGCGACGCTCTGACGGCAATTCATAGCCTTCGATGGCGTTATCACCAGCTTTGCGTTTTTTCGCCATAGCGGTATTGCAAGTTACCTTTGGGCCAGGATCCTCGGGAGAAGTGAGCTCCTCGAGCGGTATCTCCCTTCTGAGCCTAGCCTCCTGGATCCGGAGCTTCCTGCCTTTCAGGATCGAGCCATTCAGCTTTTTAACCAG includes:
- a CDS encoding uncharacterized protein (EggNog:ENOG410PNMC~COG:S~BUSCO:10214at33183): MLVVLHDGSWRGQSGCDGLQSTRRILVTAAEPLSCPQPRSPMSTTPVKRLHITPLDAALLNTILHPTTRSLATDISFHTVQTFPESNYGFVTLPTAEAEKLVKKLNGSILKGRKLRIQEARLRREIPLEELTSPEDPGPKVTCNTAMAKKRKAGDNAIEGYELPSERRVKRGWTEAPDKEKNRSRKADRKEQKKDSKGKKAQRSKYTNNPECLFQTVPPPNKADLSKADKKRKRKPSDTAAVVVHEFEKLTTHPSFLRTGQDSSSKSLTNEYVDGKGWLDRSGSVKEASSLKTKPEPTSRIRPQERNVSKISVQITENWAPSSSEDETSSCGSSSEEESPGYSSSSSSDEVLNKETTNDCVVHPSPSTSKRSSNDKSLAGNGDITSSTTLAMDEASSDSTSELSDEGDVDQGNETFRDRHDSIDGVDDETSSSNSSSEDDTAVSSSALDGGDSHSDKEEEESENEPPAKEVQQADTTPECVPAPKEIHPLEALFKRPASGAATPPGKAQPAASTAFSFFGNAEENSDIEDEDDYTTSLHGADGNIVAEPQTPFTKMDLQIRAVRSGAPTPDTVAVSKVRFWEEDEEEDSADVDAEGNDRGDGTMKPTTILSKATERKGPEADGESEFSKWFWENRGDNNRAWKRRRREAGKERRQRENRRRGR